The region GTACACAGAAAGCTGGCACTGTTGATAGGATGAATGCCTGAAGTTCAATTCTGCTTGCTAGGTTAGATTTTTCTTGGCTTTTGGCTTATGTCACTATGTTTTAAAGAAAGTAGCCGAAACCCATTTTGTTAAAGCGCAATAGGCAAGATCGGCAGCCTTGTGATTATTGAAGGAAAAGCTTACAGAATGCCTCTTGTTTAAACAACAATGGTAGAAATCCTGGTTCACCGCTTTAGCCGCTTTTGACATATGCTTTAATCATAAATAACAACTGTGTATTGTTTGCCCCCAACACCAAGATTAAACAGATTAAAGTGAAATCATGCATTTACTTTACATTTGTGCAAGCCTGAGTTCCTACAATATAATACTATATTTATCACAAACTCTTGAACGTCAGTTGAAATCCAGTTCAAAGCCTCATTGCTATCAGTTAAACATAAGGTGATAGTTAAACATAAGATATAGAACCTAGCTGCCGGAAACCCGTGTTTTCATAACAAGATTCCGAAATGCTTGTTAATGTACAAGTCCCGCCTGGAGAAATTACACCTCTGACATTATCCGTCTGACCGAGGCTTAGTCATAAGGATTCACGCAGAGTTGTTTATGATCCTCGGGACTGCAGAGCATGAAGTGTCTCACTGTAATTAAACAAAGATGCTTGCCTTGATCTAAGCCAGTGGTGTAGGCTGCTTGATGAACTTTGTGTTGAATTAGCCTTTTCTTTTCTGGGCTTTAGTTTACACAGCATTTGTGCATGTCTTTATTGGGGTGTGGGGATCTGTCATCAGTGCCTTTTGTTGTGAGGACAGCGTCTACTCAGTAGGGGTGAGAATTTCACTGATTACAAGAATTTCACTCATTCAATAACCTTCAGATGCAGATGGCAGTGTTCTTAAAGAGGCAATTCTGGTCTGTTTCTCATTTGCAGGCATAAGAATGCATGGGCTAGAAAATACAGGACTGTGTAAAAAACAGAGACTTTTTTATGTCATGGATTTATAGTCAGAAGTGTAAGGTTCATTAAATATAagttattatcttttttttttgtcatttaaaccAAACAGGAAACATAAAAGATATCTACTTACTTTTAAAACgtaaaaaaaatatgaagtTTGCGTTTTCTGCTTCTTATGATTCAGGTGATCTCAAATACATTCAGTGCTATGAAtctattgtttattgtttatattgttatttttctCACTAACAGTTTCTGGACAGTACATCTTGTAAGACACATAGAactgtgatttattattattattttatctatttattttgaaGGAAAATTGTTATTCATTTCACGCAATACACCTTGGACGGATACGACCTTATATATACATAAACGTCTTATCCGTCCAAGGtgtactgtgtgaaatgaataacaattttctttcatatatatatatatatatatatacacacacacatgacttTAAGTTTGAGGGTACAGTGGGTCAAAGCTCACAGTCCCTTAATGGCTTTCTTAAGCAAAGCTGCAATGGTTTACAGCAAGCTCTGAAAGATAAGTGCTTTAATCAGGCGTATGATTCAAGTGAATGGTGTCAAGGTAGCGGTGGTTTTATTAATGAGGGTGCCTTCTATGTCCTTGGTGCTTCCACAGATTTTATATTTCAAACTCCAGGGTCGTTAAATTATTGTGTTTTCTTCATTGTGTCTTATCATAATGTTACATCATTTGCTGATACATTACAAGCTGTGTTTGAAAAGAATCATACCAAGCTATAATGACTCTGCCATACAGGGGAGAGTGGGGGGCTTGGTGTTATTTTGGGTCTTTTACTTTGCTGCTAGACAATGAACATTCAGGGGAGAGACCATTGCACTTTGTTTCCATGGTGGGTCGACATGATTAGGCCCATCATAGTCATGGCTTTTTTAACTGACAATATATATCCTTATAAATAATTCCAAATATTTCTTTTTTGAGTTAATTGTCTGCAGCTATAAAAGTAGAAGCCTAATGTTGTCTGATTAGTTCTCTCGATTTCTTGCTTTTTGGTGTTGGACactgagtaatgtttgtttatttgagctcaaTTTTTATCAAAGTTTTTGTAGTTCTTTTGTAAGGAAAGTGACAAGTTgcagtaaatatattttctgctttcttttatttgtgtgtCACTGTCAAAGTTCATCTTCTGTTTGTTGTAACTTTAACCTGATTATTATTGCTTACAACAGTGAATTGTAATTGTACTCACATTTTGCTGTATACCACCAAAAACATGCttctaacaacacacacacacacacacacacacacacacacatttttagtaAAGTACGGCATCTAATTTGCTGTCTGAGATAACAACAGCATTTTTACAGCCAACATATGATAAAGTTGATAAAGTTTAAAAATTGAGTTGGGACGATTTATGGACAAACtttatataacaatataattccaatatcaatatgaacaataaaaaagccataGAAAATCTGCCaataactgaaagcaacatgataTTACCATCAAACAgcaacctcttggctttgtcagtattcattttttaaattgagtgcaGTGAATTCATGGCAGTGTcctgtaatgaccgtcagtcagtgagagatgctgtaaataatgtatattgaaaatgtgtataaaaattgTCATagatattgaaacattttatattgcaatatatatagttattgaataattgtccagccctaattaaaaatatgtattttgtgcAGCTTGACTCTCATTGAATCTCAATTTCTCTGAAATTAATCCGAGAGGAGCCATGTGAAAGGCCTCCTGTGAACTAAAACTGATTAATTTGGCACACAATTGATGTGAAGAGGACTTGAGGTCAGGGGAGGAGGATGACCGCTTTGACTGTCTACTAGGGAACTTACAGAGTGGGATGTGGAGCGGATTAACAGTTTCCCCTCATGTAACTGTCTTTTGAGCTGGATGAGAGATGTCTGGTATGTCAAAGCCTCTCCTGATAGTAGTTAAGCTAATATCAGTTATCTTCTAGGTAGCAGCAGGATGCTACCACTACTTTAGAGGCAGTCTATTTCCTTTTGCTGGGACTGCCCCCTCCCCCATTTTTGTTTGGGACAGGAGACTCTTCACATGTTGTCTATCAAGCCCTGTTGGTACGCTCATTATTAAGTGTTAATGTGGTCTGGTTGGCCCATTGAGGATTCCCAAACAGATCAATGGGCTATTCAGTGGAGGATATCCATAACAGAAGTGAGGAAGCACTGCTAATTTAATACCAACACATTCTTGATTTCAGTTTCACCATGATGAAATGTGAGCCCAAACATTGCTTAACCACAGTAGTAAATCAGTAGTGGGGCCTCCTGAGTTGGTTCCTCTCCAGTGGTATCCAAACACATTCTTCTGCATGAAGACCCTCCATTTACTTAGTTTCCAGTCAGAACAGCTGTTATTCACAAGTTATTTTTTAGCATCAAGAATAAAGTAGAAAATTTActtaacagaaaattacacaggAGACTTGTGTTCATTACCACTTGTGATGTAGACTCAGTAATTCTAAAGACATTCATTGATCTAAGCCCGGGGTAGTGAGGTCATTACCAATCTCctttttcccttctcctttaTGATGAACAGAAACATTTATGGGTTTTGTAAATCTGAAGAAGGGAGTTACTGTTTGTTTATCTGTTCGTGACAGTTCCTACTGGTATGTGATGTTCCTATTTAACCCCCCTCtctttcacataaacacaggtttgGTGGAGTGGTTGCATGGCGGCTTTGtgcagttttaatgtcttcacGTTTGACGTTAGTAGCGGAGCAAAATCAGAACATTAGTGATTTATCCCATGTTTGCTGACTTTCAATATCTTGACATTGGTGCTGAAACGATACCATCAGGAAAAGTAATGTATGTTCTCTACAAGCTGAGGGCGGTCAGCAAAATCGCTGGTAtctgcttgttaagtgtgactCCACACGTGACGTTTCACCATTGGTGTCCAATTGTGGACACTCCATCTTTTAAAACACTCCGTCTTAAAGTACCCTTACTAATTATATggtttactttttttaatgacaaagtattgAGATGCTTTTCTAGTATCAGTATACCATGCAACAATAGTGCACATTcacttaaaaatatatcttATTTAAGGGCTGTCTGTCTTTTAAACAGTGCTGTAGGCTTCAGGGAGCTTCAAACAGGgagccttcacagggcacatcacacacttttttattttttaacaaaaacgTATTGATTATACTAATTTTAAtactttttgttctttcttACTGCCCCCTGCACCCTCTCAGCTTGCATTTCCTCTACTGATCTGGAGAAGAGACCTGAGGTGTAGGATGTTTTGATGTTTTGCAAGATTTATATAATAGTATGGATTTGTTTCTCAGGCCATTGCGCTGTTTAGTGAAGCGGCTGACGCATTATCCCTCCAAGGAGCAGATAGAGGGGTTCATCTCTTTAGATGAGTACCTGCTGTGTTTGTTGGGACGTAAGTTCTTCAGTGGTGGTGATGCAGCACGAATGAGGATTTTGGGATGTGGGATCTGTGCTTTCTTGTGTCAGCAGCAGTAGCCTGCAGCTGAGAATTCCGTTCGGCTCTAGGCCCCCTTCCACAAGTCCCAGGGTTTCTAAACATAGCATATCTGTAAAGACCCTCAATGGCTGCTTTAAGGCCCTCCTGCCTGAAGTGGCTGATAGAATCTtgggatgttttttttaattggaagAACAAACGTGTAAGTGAGCCAGGTCCAGTAAATGCCTTGTGATGAAGTAAAACAAAGCCAGCGTGAGATCCTGGTGTCATTGCCAACTTTCTCTGGCTTCTTTTTTAGCATGTCTGTTCTCACTGGACAGACAGCAGCAGCTGTACTTTGTGCATTCTTCTCAGCTTTTTTTATTGCAGGCCAGTGAGAATTGGGAACGTGTCAGAAGCAGTGCGAAGAATGGATTAGTGCCATTCCTGATGTACTGCAGTCGTTCCTCCTTTGTTCGTCAAACAGCTAGAAAAGGGATGCAGTTTGTTCCAGCATCTCATCGTGTTTAGCGTAGGTGTTGTCCTTGACCATATCTGAACTCAACTCCTCCCACTTCTTCGGCTTATACTGTCAGtcaaaccctctctctctcttactgtctctTATTTCCTCTGtattattttttctctctctctctcctcttgttCTTGTTCAccatttttcttatttctttgtttcatcctctctctctggccTGTTAAAGACACGATGCCCCATAGGTAACACTGGCAATTTATGTAATTTTCTGTTGGCAgaatcttcctctctctgtttggTTTGatggaataaaacattttcttgGCTCCCTCTGTGTTATCTTATTACAATACCCAGTGTGCAGTTTGCAAATACATCATATAACTATTTGAAGCACCACACAGTGAAGGTTTTTCAGTGAACCATAAGTGTGGCCTCAATCCAAAGAGTGAGGAGTGTATGAAGGCACTGTATGAAACCACTTAATTCATTCAAGCCATCCTTTACATGACTTTTATTATTCACACATGCATACTGAAACAGAAAAGACGCAAAGAGAAAATACACGTGATCTAGCAGCAAGCACATTGTCTTGGATGGAATTTAATTCACAGTTCTAGGAGCTCAGTTCTCTGCTTATTATAAATGAGTGGGTGGCAGAAAGCGTGCGACTCCCAGCTGAGCAGTGACCTGCTATGATTCCTTCCTCTTCCCACCTTcctccagtttgtaaaagtgcaGAGTTCAGGGCAGCGTATTCTGCATGACACTTTGGTCAGAAAATAGCACAGGAGGAAAACCTCAGGACACAACCAGAGAGACTGAGCCAGCGCTGTGCGGTGGAGTTTTATGCGCAGTACTTTTTGTGTTAGACGTTTTAGTTAGAGCACTGTGTACTGCTTCGCAAATTAAAGACTTCAAGGTCATGCATCTTGTTGCTGCTCGAGATCTCTGAACTGTTGCTGGAAAGCACACCGCGAACACGGAGAGCAGCTGTGGATTGAAACATGAGTCAAATGGCAGAAACCTGACCATATCAGTATCTCCTAACAAAGCAGTGTCTCTTTTCCAAATATCTCCCTGAAAAATCCAATTCTGCTTATTGCTCAATATACTGAAGTTTGATATGCTTCTCTTTGTTCTATAAAAAGCCAGTTTGTCAATTTGTTAcacatgaatattaatatatttatatgcattttttaaatgtaacatttgttttttttatagtttatatatttttttatatagagTTTGAATTCCATTCCATTGGAGAGCTTTTGTTTTGGTGAGAGGTTGTAATAATTTTAACCCACTGAAGAAAGCCTAGAAAGACTACTGCAGCGAATTTAAACATACCACACACTGAAGAAGAAGCACAGGAGAGCACATAGCAGAGCTAGACCACAGGAAATTTGCAACATCATTATGAAACTTTCAACACAAATTGATGGTGTCAGCTACCTCTTTAAAATGGCTTTCGAAttaaagtggggaaaaaaagatgtGACTAAGCAGATGAAAACCGATGCATTAAAGTTTCAAAAGCTGGATAACCCAGGTGGCAGAAATTTCACATTTGACCCATCTCTTGTTTTAATATGTTAAATTATTTCAGAACCTAGTAAGAGTAAACCCTTTTTATGCTCCTTACGGATTCTGAATTAATTTACCCTGCCAGGGTACTCAATGTCTTCCAGTTTTGGAGTTCCTTGGATCTTGTTCCCTCCTTGAACATAATATTACTGTTAATAACATTGTTATTGCAGATTCGGAATTAATTTATCCTAGGGTTATGAAACATTGTGGTCTGTTTATGCACTTTAATCAATTTGATAAAAATTTGTTCTGTACACTTAGTTACAGTTTTGCAACAATAACATGAAATAATGCATTATGGGATTGAGCatagatatatatttacataatgcAGGGAAAATTTTATGGGCGGGGCATGaatttgaattaaaataattggtTGCTTGACctgttctgtttgttgtttgcAGGGCTGATGGAGCTGGGAACTCGACGAAAGCTGCACGAAGCAGATCCTGATCTTCACTCATCCCCCACCAGGGAGTGGTGAAGAACAGACTTCTTTCTCAGCCCTTGCCTCTTCCCTCAAAAAAGTCATCCCCCTTTCCTATTCCCCTGCCTCTTCCCTTTTCTGCAACCTTAACCCAACCTTGCTTTCCCTCAGCGATGATAGGCAAGCTGAAGCAGAACCTGTTGGTGGCCTGTTTGGTCATCAGCTCAGTCACAGTATTCTACCTAGGCAGGCATGCTATGGAGTGCCACCAGCGCATAGAGGAGCGTGTACAGCCGCTGCTGGGCAGCCTTCACGCCACGCTCCGGACGGGCAACAATCTTACCAGTCCCCTAGTGTATAACAAGGACATGCCTCTCATCTTTATCGGTGGTGTTCCTCGCAGTGGCACCACACTCATGCGAGCCATGCTGGATGCTCACCCAGAGGTTCGCTGCGGTGAGGAAACGCGTGTCATTCCTCGCATCCTGGCCATGAAGCAGATGTGGAGCCGATCGGGGCGTGAGAAGATGCGCCTGGATGAGGCTGGGGTCACTGATGACGTGCTGGATTCAGCCATGCAGGCATTCCTGCTGGAGATCATTGTCAAGCACGGCGAGCCAGCCACTTACCTGTGCAACAAGGACCCCTTCGCCCTCAAGTCCCTCACCTATCTTGCCAAGATCTTCCCACAGGCCAAGTTCATTCTCATGATCCGTGATGGCCGGGCCTCCGTCCACTCCATGATCTCCCGCAAGGTGACCATTGCCGGCTTCGACCTGAACAGCTACCGGGACTGCCTCACCAAGTGGAACAGGGCCATAGAGACCATGTACACGCAGTGCCTCGAGGCAGCCGACAAATGCCTGCCCGTGCACTATGAGCAGCTCGTCCTGCATCCGGAGAAGTGGATGAGGACACTGCTGAAGTTCCTCAACATTCCTTGGAATGATGCTGTGCTGCATCACGAGGAGCTCATCGGGAAGGCAGGAGGTGTCTCCCTCTCCAAGTAAGTGCCAATAAAAAGCCCAGGATAAATTATCCTCAAATTATTCATTTTGATATACTATCCACATTACAGTAGTAATTAAAAGCAGTGAATGCACACAGTCATAGCAGTGTGCAGCCACCCTGGGTGCCACAGATTAggttgccttgctcaagggcacctcagctgtggctTAATAGAGGAGAGAATGTAGTTCTTTctctccacccaccccccaaatTTCCTGCCGGTTGAGGGGATCACACTGGTGGCCTTCCGGTCCCATGTCTGCTGTAATAAACTTAGTCCTGCTAAGTCTGCTCCAGAAGGAAAAtatgtgtccatatgtgtgagtgtgtgttgccctgtaaacaaTGAAATGTAAATGCAGCGTAAACTTTCTGTTCTTCATTTTGGGAAGGTGACTTAGAAAATGGGTTTCCTTCACCATCAGCGTCACACAAAAGGTCACGAGTTACATTTTGCACGGATTTAATCAAATAAACATTATAACTGTTTTATTCAACTCAGTCCAGCAGGTTCCTACCCCTGGACATAATGTCTCTGAAGCCCAGAGAGCTGTCTGACCCTTTTAGCTGCTTTCCCTTTAACGTATTTAGATAAGGTCCCTAGCTGCTCTTCTCAGAGGGTTTTGCATCTGGTGTCCTTAAATAGCCCTGGTTCCATCGTGGAACATCCACACGTGTGCAGTGTGTTCTTTTAGGCCACTAAAAAACAAATTATGAGGCCCATGTGGAAGTGCTCTGTTTACAAGATTGGTATTATCTAATTGTTTCCTGTTAGAGCTTTTAAGCTGTGGTGAGTGCTAATGACTGGTGAATAAGTGTAGGTGAGTGAGGCAGGCTAAATAAATGGGCTGGGTTGGATCAGCCACATTCCTGCCAGTATAAAACATGTTAGTACTGTACCCCTGTCGTGTTTCTGCAGCGGTGAAAGATGATATATTAGTGTAGCTAACAATATCTGATTACTGTCATTCATTTGTGATGGCTGTTGAAGCTAATGCTCATCTCTGACagctctttttcatttttcattggtTATCAGGTAGCTATAGCTCTATTCTTGTGAATAGGCAGTATGACACATggatttcagattttttttttttaatcttgaaAGTGCAATAGGGTTAACATTCTAGCCATGTAACAATGCACAACAGGTTATGTGAACAGACAAAGACCTGCACTACCCACCCCCCCCTTTCACTTGATCAACAAGTAGTTATCTTCTATTAAGATGACAGTGTAGTGAAAGTTAACAAAACATACACTGCATTTCTGAAAAGGAAATCTAAAATTTATATCTTGTTTATGGACCTCAGCTCCTTTTTTCATATACATATGGTCATTGGGTGATGGATATAGTGCTTATTGTACATATCAAATATAGCTCTAAACTTAAATGCAAACATTTTATTGTATACAGGGATATACACTATTGTGTAGCTGTACACCTCAAGTTCaaaattttcagtgttttaaggCTGCATTCCCTGCACTTTGAAACTCATATTGTTTTTAGTTTCATGAAGTAAGATTTCAGTTCTGGCGCAGTGTGTAAAATTAAgtttaaacattttctttattgACTCTGGAACAGCAATAACTCAGCAAGGGcttgcacacactctctctaacaCTTTGATGGGCTGTTTTTTGCTGGTGAAGGAGCGAGCTAGACGagacttttatctttgtgtTATACCAAATGTTACTTGTAATCAAAACATAATGCTCATAGTTAGAGGGACATTAGTGTGAGCCAGTGGCATTTCTGTATCAATGCATGCATGTAAAAATAACAAGGCTGATACAGTGACTTGATTTTTGGATCAGGATGTAATATTTCACACAGCCTATTAAATTTCACCCACTAAAGAGCAGTGTTACCACACATTTTAGCTGTTTCATTGTCAGAGACAGATAAATCGTGCAGCAAAAGACCAAAGAACACTGACCAGTTTCCTGGAAAAAACTGTGGGGGTTGCAAAATAACCTTTGATCCTGTTGCAGAGCCCTCACAACATGAGTATGGCATCTAAGCACATGCACAACCAAGGCTTAAAGAGAATATGATACAACATCCgtattgcacatttatttcctTCCTCCTGATTCAGTGTAGGATGCAGAGTCTGGATGTTGTTCAAAACCTGCATGTGGCCTGTTTGATTGACTTGTATGGCACTTACTGGTTGTAAGTACAGGGATTGTCTGGGTAAATGAGAAGTGTGCTCACTGATTTTCATGATCCTTGCTGGTTGAACAATGATTTATTTGCATTGGCAGTGTCATAACATCCTTTGGATTATGAGATGCCACACGTGGAGAGCTTAatcaagacttttttttttttttcttacttgcCATTAATAATGGAATAAGAAAGGAAATGGCTGACTGGcattgctgcagtgacagaTCATTTGGAAACTTTAATTAATGATGAAAGTGTTTTAGTGTTATTAAGTAAGGGGCAAATTGTATAGCTTCTGTGATATGCTTCTGTGTGCCACAACTGAAAAATGtcctgcttgtgtgtgttgttgtgaataccttttgaaatatttaatataaacttgcagcaaaaagtaaggaaatctgtgtttggtagattatttctttgttgtaacattgcttcttggcaataaatcttataacTTTTGTTCCTTACAAAtttggcaccatttaaaagggaaattaacaggctttttaaCAGtatattgccaagaagcattgttacaacaaataatctaccaaacacagatttccttactttttgcaCTAAGtttataatattacattttctggTGCTTTTGCAAGACACTTGTATAGTAGCAATAGATGTGTCTTTTCTCTTTGCTTTTGGTTTTTGTTGTGGTTTTAGGTGAATATTCAAgtttgttttacagttttaagAGCAGTGCTACCTCATGATATTCTAGCAAAATACATGTTTCATTTAACACATTTAAGAGtagctgcaggtagtgtctgtgtcatacagctccagagacctggagtcATGGCTTTGTGCCCGTCTATGAGTTGGTGTGGTTCTCTCCATGTccgaatgggtttcctccgggtgctccagtttcctcccacggtcccaaaacacatgttggtgggtggattggtgactcaaaattatcgcatgagtgtgtctgtgttgggaCCTTTTAAGGACcggtgccccctacagggtgtgttcccgccttgcggccagtgattccgggctctggacccaccgcgatcctgaattgGTTAAGAggctacagacaataaatgaatgaatgaacatttaagTGTAGGTTTAAGCTTGCACACCAGCTTCGTATTTCCATGATTTGATCTGATCGTTAGTGTTGATTGTTAGCTGAAGCCACTGAGAATGCATCCTCATGCTAAAGTAATTACTGAAGATACTAAACTGAAATACTCCAATATTGAAAACATGAATATTggtctcattttatttttttttcctctccaacTTCAAATCCAGCATTGTCAGTATATCATCATTACTGGAACCCATTGCTTTACCTCCTTCCAGTCTCCTGCTAATGTGCCTTTTCAGTTTTTCACACTCAGATGCTTATGAGAGTCTATGCTGTTTTGTGCAAATCAATCATGTGCATCCCCTAGCAAAAAAACTAATGTTTATTTTCACAAGGTGCGTTGTGGATGCACTCTCATCTCCCCCTGAGCCCTGAGGCATGTCTTGAGTGCTTGAGTGCTTCAAAAACCACTTAGACTTTCAGTCAGGCTTGGTAAAATTAGCAAGGGTCCTTAACTTCTGAGGGTCCTTGGTTCTGAACTGCTAGCTCTGTGGAGAGTTGACTGGAAGCTTAGTGATGTGATAAAAGCCATTGTGGGCCCTGAACTGGTAGCATTGTAAAAAATCATTGTCGATCTCAGTCTGGTGGTCTAAAAGCTTTTGTGGGCCTGATATTGGTGGTTTGGTAAAAGCCATTGTAGGGGCCACTTGTTTACTCTCCAACCATCCATGAGTTCCACCCTAACCCTGGGGAACCAATAAAAGCTATTATAGATTGGAGTTCACTGACTCTTTTGGTCTCCAGAGACTGGCCCAGGACATTCATTTCATTCTTCATTACATTGATTCCAATCAAATATTCATAATAAGGGACTTTATGTGCAGCCCTGAGCTGCAGACCAATTCTGGACACATTGCATattatggcatttggcagatgcatATCCAGTCTGTGATGTCAGTAGTGTTATTGTGGGAGAAAAGGCAACCTATCAGGATTGCTCTCATAAACAGTGTTGCTGGTACTTCTAGGCAAGCACACTGCTgacctaaaataaacaaaacaaaaattatttGGAAATTTCTGCTGAAGTTGAACAATCTTTGCATCTGTTGTACTTTGCTTGCGTGACACTGCAGTAGTCTTTCTGGCTAAAATTCCAAGAAAACACCATTTGGATTTTTCGTAATGAAGGCATGAAGAACTGATTTGGCTGGATTTTGAGGGCAGttcaaaacttatttttaacctTTTTTAACCTTATTTTTAAATCTAGAGCTGAACAAtttggccaaaatttatataacaaaatattttaaattttggtcagtatcaatatgaacaataaaaaagccactgAAAATCTgtcaagaactgaaagcaacctGACATTACCATCAAACAagaacctcttggctttgtcagtattaatatttttttaaactaactttaaaatagGGTGCTTTTAACTgatggcagtgccctgtaatgaccatCAATCAATGACAGActctgtaaataataaatattaaaacctggaaaatgtgtttaaaaatcatattgttattgaaacattttacattgtgatatatattgatattgaattattgtacCGCCGTAGGTAAATCATTACTATAATGAAGAGAAAGGGTCACTTCACTGGAAGTAATTACTCTTTGACTTGTTGAGGACAGCCAGCTAAAACCTAGGGCAGCTACCTGAGGTATTTAACCTTATTTTGACTGAAAAAGTAAAAACTCCCCACTGCTTTTCTGCAGTAAATACAGAACAGGCAATGCTTAATGGGTATTGATGTGAGGGAACAATGATGAATGAAAACAATgatgaacaaaaacacagaagccATGAATTCTGTATAGCCGATTATGGTATGCAGACTAAAATGAATAACATTGTAGTATATGTTAGAAATATTAACTTCACAGTTCCATCCCTCAgcttgagaaccactgctttacTGAATACAGCAAAATTGCAGTCTGCCAAAATGTGGAAAAACGGAAGGTAAAACATGTTTGGGATCAGCTGGTTTTTACTACTGATAACTCTGAGTTGttgcagagaacacagttcttgGAATTTGGATGGTATGCAGCATTGCCTGCCTGGCAGTCCTTTCAATCAggagaaataatctgaaacacaCTGAGACCATCTGCAGCCCTCCTGTGCAGTCAGGTCTGAGAGGCACCTCTCCTTTCTGCCGGGCAGTCAGCAGAACATGCCTGCTCTAGCCATAATCGCACTGCAGTCCTCCGGGGGAACTCCGGCACCATAGCTCATTTCAGAGAATCCACTGATATGATTTTAGGTAGGGGGGGGTGAGTGCCTGCAGGGGTCTTAATGGCTGGTGATAAACACAAAACCCCACCCAAAAATCCCACAGGGTACTTGGAAAATACAGTCCATTAAATT is a window of Hoplias malabaricus isolate fHopMal1 chromosome 1, fHopMal1.hap1, whole genome shotgun sequence DNA encoding:
- the tpst1 gene encoding protein-tyrosine sulfotransferase 1 isoform X1, with the protein product MIGKLKQNLLVACLVISSVTVFYLGRHAMECHQRIEERVQPLLGSLHATLRTGNNLTSPLVYNKDMPLIFIGGVPRSGTTLMRAMLDAHPEVRCGEETRVIPRILAMKQMWSRSGREKMRLDEAGVTDDVLDSAMQAFLLEIIVKHGEPATYLCNKDPFALKSLTYLAKIFPQAKFILMIRDGRASVHSMISRKVTIAGFDLNSYRDCLTKWNRAIETMYTQCLEAADKCLPVHYEQLVLHPEKWMRTLLKFLNIPWNDAVLHHEELIGKAGGVSLSKVERSTDQVIKPVNVEALSKWVGKIPGDVLRDMPVIAPMLARLGYDPHANPPNYGRPDPRVLDNTRRVFKGEFQLPDFLKEQSQLQKSSEKPNPS
- the tpst1 gene encoding protein-tyrosine sulfotransferase 1 isoform X2, yielding MIGKLKQNLLVACLVISSVTVFYLGRHAMECHQRIEERVQPLLGSLHATLRTGNNLTSPLVYNKDMPLIFIGGVPRSGTTLMRAMLDAHPEVRCGEETRVIPRILAMKQMWSRSGREKMRLDEAGVTDDVLDSAMQAFLLEIIVKHGEPATYLCNKDPFALKSLTYLAKIFPQAKFILMIRDGRASVHSMISRKVTIAGFDLNSYRDCLTKWNRAIETMYTQCLEAADKCLPVHYEQLVLHPEKWMRTLLKFLNIPWNDAVLHHEELIGKAGGVSLSKVERSTDQVIKPVNVEALSKWVGKIPGDVLRDMPVIAPMLARLGYDPHANPPNYGRPDPRVLDNTRRLQKSSEKPNPS